From the genome of Paracidovorax avenae:
ATCACCGCGCCGATGAAGAACGGCAGGCATTCGAAGGTATTGGACTGGGCTGCCAGCGCGCGGGCGCGCCAGTCGGTCTGCCGCGCTGCCCAGCCGCGCGGATCGCGGTTGTCCGCGGCCCTGAACCCGCCGCGCTTGGCCAGCATGGCACAGGCGACCGGCATGAGCGCCATCGCGAAAACGCACCAGTACGCCACGGTGAAGCGGGCGATGTGCAGGGAATTCATGTCGATCTTCCAGAAAGCCTGGCGCAGTACGGGCTACCGCCGGTCCACGAGGGCATGGGCGATGGTGCCCAGGTCCACGTATTCCAGCTCGCTGCCCACCGGCACGCCGCGCGCCAGGCGCGTCACGTGCATGCCGCGTGCCTTGAGCGTTTCGCTGAGGGCATGCGCGGTCGCCTCGCCCTCGGCCGTGAAATTGGTGGCGAGGATGACCTCCTGGACCACGCCGTCGCCCGCACGCTCCAGCAGCTTGCCGAAACCGATGTCCTTGGGGCCGATGCCGTCCAGCGGGGACAGCTTGCCCATCAGCACGAAGTACAGCCCGCGGAAGGCCCCGGTGCGCTCGAGCGCGGCCTGGTCCGCGGGGGTCTCCACCACCGCCAGCCGGGAGGCATCGCGCGACGGATCGAGGCAGGTCGAGCAGACCTCGCCCTCGGTGAAGGTATGGCAGCGCGCGCAGTGCCGCACCGATTGCGCGGCGTCGTGCAGCGCGCGCGACAGCACTTCCGCGCCCTGGCGGTCGTGCTGCAGCAGGTGGAACGCCATGCGCTGGGCCGACTTCACGCCCACGCCCGGCAGGCGCCGCAGCGCCTGCACGAGGGCATCGAGGGAATGCATGTCGGAGCCGGATGCCATGGCGCGCACGGTACCGGTCAGAACGGGAACTTCATGCCGGGCGGCATGCCGGGCATGCCGGCGGTCAGCTTGCCCATCTTCTCCTGCGAGGTTTCCTCGGCCTTGCGCACCGCGGCATTGAAGGCGGCGGCCACCAGGTCTTCCAGCATGTCCTTGTCGTCCGACAGCAGGCTCGGGTCGATGGTGACGCGCTTCACGTCGTGCTTGCAGGTCATCAGCACCTTGACGAGGCCGGCGCCGGATTCGCCCTCGACCTCGATCAGGGCGAGTTCGTCCTGGGCCTTCTTCAGGTTGTCCTGCATGGCCTGGGCCTGCTTCATGAGGCCGGCGAGTTGTCCTTTGTTGAACATGGGGTTCCTTTTCTCTGAGGGTCGAAGACGAAAGCGAAAAATCAGGCGGGTCCGGCGGGACGGTGCGCCAGGCCGGTACCCCGGACCGGGCGGTGCGTCATGCGGGCCTTCATGCGGGTTTGATGCTGCCAGGGACGATTCTCGCCCCGAAGTCCCGCACCAGCGCCTGCACATAGGGATCGTTTTCCACGATCTCCTGCGCGCGCCGCTGGCGCTCCGCGGCCGCATGGGCGTTGCGCCGCGCGGGGCTGTCGATGACCGCGCCCACCTCCACGCTGATCTGGCGGGCGAAGCCGGCCGCCTCCAGCGCGGCGCGCAGGCGCTCGCGGGCCGTGGGCTGGTTGAGGGACTCGCGCTCCACGCGCAGCAGCCAGTGGTCGGCGTCGCGGGCCACCAGCTGGGACTGCAGCGCGAGTTCGCGCACCAGGGCATTGATGGCCTCGGCCGCGACGAGCTGCATCACGGTGGCATGCCAGACATCGCCCTCTTCCGTCGGCGTGTAGCGGGCCGAGGCCGGCAGGGCGCCGGGCGCGGCCGCCGGCTGCAGCCGCATGCCGGGCTCGGGCGCGACCCGCACGGGAATGGCCACGAAATCGGGGGGGCTGGCGGCAGGCGGCGCGGCCTCGGCAGGCCGGTGCGCCTGCAGGTCGGCCGGCGTCCTGACCGGCAGGCGCACGGCCGCCGCCACGGCGGCGTCGGGGGGCGACTCCTGCGCAGAAGCCGGTGCCTCCATGGTGGCGGTGGCCAGAGGTGGGGCATCGTCCGCCCAGGGGTCCTCGCCGGAGGGTGGCTCCTGCGGCGCGGGGGACGGCGGCACGGGCCCGGGCGGATGGGCTTCGGCAGGCCGGGCCTGCGCCTCGGGCAGTGCCGCGGCGGCGGGCTCCACAGGCAGGGGGGCCGCTCCGGGTGCCGGAACGGGAATGGAAGGTGCCGGTTCCGCGGCGGATGCCGTCTCCGGCTCAGGCGCCGGAGGCTGCGCCTGGGGCGGTTTCAGTGTTTTTTTTTCCGCCGGGGGCGTCCCGCCCTCCGCAGCAGGCTTGAAGGCCAGCAACCGCAGCAGCGCCATGGTGAGGGCCGCGTACTCGTCGGGTGCGAGGCCGAGCTCCGTGCGTCCGTGCAGGCAGATGCTGTAGAGCAGCTGCGTCTCGTCGGCGGGCAGCGTGCCGGCCAGCCGCGCGATTTCGGAGGCCTCCGGATCGGCAGGATCCACGGCGTCGGCCATCTGCGGCACGGCCTGGAACACCGCCATGCGCTGCAGCACGGCGCTCATTTCCTCGAGCGTGGAGGCGGCGGACAGCCCGTGCATGCGCAGGGATTCGGAAGTCTCCACCACCGTGCGGCCGTCGCCGCGGGCCAGCGCGTCGATGAGGCGGAATACATAGCTGCGGTCCACGCTGCCCAGCATCTGCCACACGCCGGCTTCCTGGAGCTGGCCGCTGCCGAAGGCGATGGCCTGGTCGGTGAGGGACAGCGCATCGCGCATGGAACCGCGCGCCGCGCGCGCCAGCAACCGCAGCGCCTGCGGCTCCGCCGGCACGCTTTCCTGGGCGAGCACCCGGGTGAGGTGCTCCAGCACGGTTTCCGGCGCCATGGGCCGCAGGTTGAACTGCAGGCAGCGGCTGAGCACGGTGACCGGCACCTTCTGCGGGTCGGTCGTGGCCAGCACGAACTTCAGGTATTCGGGCGGCTCCTCCAGCGTCTTGAGCATCGCGTTGAACGCGGTGTTCGTGAGCATGTGGACCTCATCGATCATGAAGACCTTGAAGCGGCCCTGCACCGGCTTGTAAACGGCCTGTTCCAGCAGGCCCTGCACTTCGTCCACGCCGCGGTTGGAGGCGGCATCGAGCTCGGTGTAATCCACGAAACGGCCGGCATCGATGTCCCGGCACGCCTGGCACACGCCGCAGGGCGTGGCCGTGATGCCACCCTGCCCGTCCTC
Proteins encoded in this window:
- a CDS encoding YbaB/EbfC family nucleoid-associated protein gives rise to the protein MFNKGQLAGLMKQAQAMQDNLKKAQDELALIEVEGESGAGLVKVLMTCKHDVKRVTIDPSLLSDDKDMLEDLVAAAFNAAVRKAEETSQEKMGKLTAGMPGMPPGMKFPF
- a CDS encoding MAPEG family protein: MNSLHIARFTVAYWCVFAMALMPVACAMLAKRGGFRAADNRDPRGWAARQTDWRARALAAQSNTFECLPFFIGAVIVAHQLGAAQTLLDLLALAFVMLRMFYVLMYVSDMPTIRSAVWLGAFAVNAAIFFLGYR
- the recR gene encoding recombination mediator RecR, with the translated sequence MASGSDMHSLDALVQALRRLPGVGVKSAQRMAFHLLQHDRQGAEVLSRALHDAAQSVRHCARCHTFTEGEVCSTCLDPSRDASRLAVVETPADQAALERTGAFRGLYFVLMGKLSPLDGIGPKDIGFGKLLERAGDGVVQEVILATNFTAEGEATAHALSETLKARGMHVTRLARGVPVGSELEYVDLGTIAHALVDRR
- the dnaX gene encoding DNA polymerase III subunit gamma/tau, with translation MSYLVLARKYRPKTFSEMVGQEHVVQALSNALIQQRLHHAYLFTGTRGVGKTTVSRILAKSLNCQGEDGQGGITATPCGVCQACRDIDAGRFVDYTELDAASNRGVDEVQGLLEQAVYKPVQGRFKVFMIDEVHMLTNTAFNAMLKTLEEPPEYLKFVLATTDPQKVPVTVLSRCLQFNLRPMAPETVLEHLTRVLAQESVPAEPQALRLLARAARGSMRDALSLTDQAIAFGSGQLQEAGVWQMLGSVDRSYVFRLIDALARGDGRTVVETSESLRMHGLSAASTLEEMSAVLQRMAVFQAVPQMADAVDPADPEASEIARLAGTLPADETQLLYSICLHGRTELGLAPDEYAALTMALLRLLAFKPAAEGGTPPAEKKTLKPPQAQPPAPEPETASAAEPAPSIPVPAPGAAPLPVEPAAAALPEAQARPAEAHPPGPVPPSPAPQEPPSGEDPWADDAPPLATATMEAPASAQESPPDAAVAAAVRLPVRTPADLQAHRPAEAAPPAASPPDFVAIPVRVAPEPGMRLQPAAAPGALPASARYTPTEEGDVWHATVMQLVAAEAINALVRELALQSQLVARDADHWLLRVERESLNQPTARERLRAALEAAGFARQISVEVGAVIDSPARRNAHAAAERQRRAQEIVENDPYVQALVRDFGARIVPGSIKPA